The proteins below come from a single Cystobacter ferrugineus genomic window:
- a CDS encoding tetratricopeptide repeat protein, with amino-acid sequence MPSLIRSLLERSGWWVLVAVGLLALAPLSARAQSGEARAQAQSRAKFLEGNAAYEQAQFQKALDAYVEAYRLLPLPGFLFNIAQCYRQLGQPEQAATFYRRYLAQSKQPPANAPLVRELIAEMDASVGKPRQKDSSLRKQTAEVAERRARQDSERSRTVASKSSPGKAELQDESLLKKWWVWAGAGAVVLAAGGVVYAATAPQPRPTTLGTIR; translated from the coding sequence ATGCCGTCATTGATCCGTTCGCTCCTTGAGCGCTCCGGGTGGTGGGTGCTCGTGGCCGTGGGGCTGCTCGCCCTCGCGCCGCTGTCCGCGCGTGCCCAGAGTGGAGAGGCGCGTGCTCAGGCCCAGTCCCGCGCGAAGTTCCTCGAGGGCAATGCCGCCTACGAGCAGGCGCAGTTCCAGAAGGCCCTGGACGCCTATGTCGAGGCGTACCGGCTGCTGCCGCTGCCCGGCTTCCTCTTCAACATCGCCCAGTGCTACCGGCAGCTCGGCCAGCCCGAGCAGGCCGCCACCTTCTACCGCCGCTACCTGGCCCAATCGAAACAACCCCCGGCCAATGCCCCGCTCGTGCGCGAGTTGATCGCCGAGATGGACGCGTCGGTGGGCAAGCCGCGGCAGAAGGACTCCTCCCTGCGCAAGCAGACGGCGGAGGTGGCCGAGCGGCGCGCGCGTCAGGACAGCGAGCGCTCGCGCACCGTGGCGTCCAAGTCCTCGCCGGGCAAGGCCGAGCTCCAGGACGAGAGCCTGTTGAAGAAGTGGTGGGTGTGGGCGGGCGCGGGGGCCGTGGTGCTCGCGGCCGGCGGCGTCGTCTACGCCGCCACCGCGCCCCAGCCGCGTCCCACCACCCTGGGCACCATCCGCTAG
- a CDS encoding polyprenyl synthetase family protein has translation MGPTPFIAAAPRVAPTVERTWLALVQAQVEGALAELLELPDEARLDEGWARALNQTRAQLARSTQRMRPALLLAGYCLARGSTAVPAGLWRFVAGVELLHASRALHADVLAFSRPRPEGVPLHARLAPGPAGGHLAVVVGDHLFARALEVMTEANLPGAVQASQYCLRMDRSTALGLFRQEQGGMLAEQGGVRQALRLARLRMVREGLATSLVCGAMLAGAQEPLRLRLARVGCGLGLATLLRQESASLLEVPWGGPGDFVLGRCTFPLMAAWSRSRPEARAELEALWNLPREQKDAAVLSRVRLLVDEAGGRPATERLAARAARGAVRASATLPNPHGLRDLMRALVGPSSQPMV, from the coding sequence ATGGGGCCCACGCCGTTCATCGCCGCCGCGCCCAGGGTGGCTCCCACCGTGGAGCGGACGTGGTTGGCGTTGGTGCAGGCCCAGGTGGAGGGCGCCCTGGCCGAGCTGTTGGAGCTGCCGGACGAGGCCCGGTTGGACGAAGGCTGGGCAAGGGCACTCAACCAGACGAGGGCTCAGCTCGCCCGCTCCACCCAGCGGATGCGCCCGGCGCTGTTGCTCGCGGGTTACTGCCTGGCGCGGGGCTCGACGGCGGTGCCCGCGGGCCTGTGGCGCTTCGTCGCGGGCGTGGAATTGCTGCATGCCTCGCGGGCCCTTCACGCCGATGTGCTGGCGTTCTCGCGGCCGCGCCCGGAGGGGGTGCCGCTGCACGCGCGGCTCGCGCCGGGGCCCGCGGGAGGGCACCTGGCGGTGGTCGTGGGTGACCACCTCTTCGCCCGCGCGCTGGAAGTGATGACGGAGGCGAACCTGCCGGGCGCCGTGCAGGCGAGCCAGTACTGCCTGCGGATGGATCGCTCCACGGCGCTGGGCCTCTTCCGCCAGGAGCAGGGCGGGATGCTGGCGGAGCAGGGCGGCGTGCGTCAGGCGTTGCGGCTCGCCCGCTTGCGGATGGTGCGCGAGGGGCTCGCCACCTCCCTGGTGTGTGGCGCGATGCTGGCGGGCGCGCAGGAGCCCCTGCGGCTGCGGCTGGCGCGAGTGGGGTGCGGCCTGGGGCTCGCCACCCTGCTGCGTCAGGAGTCCGCGAGCCTGCTCGAGGTGCCTTGGGGTGGCCCTGGCGACTTCGTGCTGGGGCGATGCACCTTCCCGTTGATGGCCGCCTGGTCGCGCTCGCGGCCCGAGGCGCGCGCGGAACTCGAGGCCCTGTGGAACCTGCCCCGCGAGCAGAAGGACGCCGCCGTACTGTCCCGGGTGCGCCTCCTGGTGGACGAGGCCGGGGGACGCCCGGCCACCGAGCGGCTCGCCGCGCGGGCGGCGCGAGGCGCGGTGCGGGCGAGCGCCACGTTGCCCAACCCTCACGGCCTGCGCGACCTGATGCGGGCGCTCGTGGGTCCTTCGTCCCAGCCGATGGTTTGA
- a CDS encoding metallophosphoesterase, protein MAIPTRLLVFFSLLSLIVVGGHLYLYRRLFRDTGRSPLWRRTGAILMGVLGASLILSRPLMALAPSAAMSAFAQGSWYWMGVAAYLLLTMFAVGGARTLAGWIARRRAAPTNPAGNAAPVSEERREFLARAGAGVALAATGGITGHGTWRAFHPPVVNEVAVKLPGLPKALDGVTIVQLSDIHVGPLIQRRFMDELVARTNALKGDLVCITGDLVDGSVEELGHAAAALRELRSRYGTYFCTGNHEYYSGDEEWTEALTRMGVTVLRNRHVRVGDAGASFDLVGVDDWAAARSGYPARGYDLSAAISGRDPSRASVLLAHQPAGWREQAQKAGLGLQLSGHTHGGQMFPFTLAVSAIWEHDAGIFREGDYSLYVSRGTGFWGPPVRVAAPPEIVKVTLLA, encoded by the coding sequence ATGGCCATTCCGACGCGGCTCCTCGTCTTCTTCTCCCTCCTGTCCCTCATCGTCGTGGGCGGTCACCTGTACCTGTATCGGCGTCTCTTCCGGGACACGGGCAGGTCTCCTCTCTGGCGGCGCACGGGCGCGATCCTGATGGGCGTGCTCGGCGCGAGCCTGATCCTCTCCCGGCCGCTCATGGCGCTCGCGCCCTCGGCGGCCATGTCCGCCTTCGCGCAGGGGAGCTGGTACTGGATGGGCGTGGCCGCCTACCTGCTGCTCACGATGTTCGCGGTGGGGGGCGCGCGAACCCTGGCCGGGTGGATCGCACGCCGGCGTGCAGCTCCGACAAACCCAGCGGGCAACGCCGCGCCGGTGTCCGAGGAGCGGCGGGAGTTCCTCGCGCGCGCGGGCGCGGGGGTGGCGCTCGCTGCCACGGGCGGCATCACCGGCCATGGCACGTGGCGCGCCTTCCATCCCCCTGTGGTGAACGAGGTGGCGGTGAAGCTGCCGGGGCTGCCCAAGGCCCTGGATGGAGTCACGATCGTGCAGCTCAGTGACATCCACGTGGGCCCACTCATCCAGCGCCGCTTCATGGACGAGCTGGTGGCGCGCACCAATGCCCTGAAGGGCGACCTGGTGTGCATCACGGGAGATCTGGTGGATGGCAGCGTGGAGGAGCTGGGCCATGCGGCCGCGGCGCTCCGGGAGCTGCGCTCGCGCTACGGCACGTACTTCTGCACGGGCAATCACGAGTACTACTCGGGCGACGAGGAGTGGACCGAGGCCCTCACGCGCATGGGCGTCACGGTGCTGCGCAACCGCCACGTGCGCGTGGGCGACGCGGGCGCCTCGTTCGATCTGGTGGGCGTGGATGACTGGGCGGCCGCGCGCTCGGGCTACCCGGCGCGGGGCTACGATCTCTCGGCGGCCATCTCCGGGAGGGATCCCTCCCGGGCGTCGGTGCTGCTGGCGCACCAACCGGCGGGCTGGCGCGAGCAGGCGCAGAAGGCGGGCCTGGGGCTGCAGCTCTCCGGACACACGCACGGCGGACAGATGTTCCCCTTCACCCTGGCGGTGTCCGCCATCTGGGAGCACGACGCCGGCATCTTCCGCGAGGGCGATTATTCACTCTACGTGAGCCGAGGCACGGGCTTCTGGGGACCGCCGGTGCGGGTGGCCGCGCCGCCGGAGATCGTGAAGGTGACGCTGCTCGCGTGA
- a CDS encoding peroxiredoxin family protein yields the protein MNATLWDSHGKEVALSQWRGKPVILFYEDRHSTTLNASLKDALFNRGREMGLLQAAWVVAVANLESFNFFPARGIALSYVRDEEKKWGVPILVDLKGVLGAEPWKLPKKTSSVMLLNDEGRVVYSYSGRMDQEDMEVFFGHLGTLLGVNMTGVPRDAHP from the coding sequence ATGAACGCAACCTTGTGGGATTCACATGGAAAAGAAGTGGCCTTGTCCCAGTGGCGGGGAAAGCCCGTCATCCTGTTCTATGAGGACCGGCACTCGACGACACTCAACGCCTCGTTGAAGGACGCGCTGTTCAACCGGGGACGGGAGATGGGGCTGCTGCAGGCGGCGTGGGTGGTGGCGGTGGCCAACCTGGAGTCCTTCAACTTCTTTCCCGCGCGGGGCATCGCGCTGTCGTACGTGCGGGACGAGGAGAAGAAGTGGGGCGTGCCCATCCTCGTGGACTTGAAGGGCGTGCTGGGTGCTGAGCCCTGGAAGCTGCCGAAGAAGACGTCCTCGGTGATGCTGCTCAACGACGAGGGCCGGGTCGTCTACAGCTACTCGGGCCGCATGGATCAGGAGGACATGGAGGTGTTCTTCGGGCACCTGGGCACGCTGCTCGGCGTGAACATGACGGGCGTGCCGCGAGACGCCCATCCATGA
- a CDS encoding phytoene/squalene synthase family protein, with the protein MKSRDESLVAKGYRMAEQVTRHHAKSFFFASFMLFGMRRKAAFALYAFCRRLDDMVDVADGADKGAVPTNLAERLTRARRAVAELFLDTPELADPRLPPPATRASGGEGPWHPAELAALVDCIQRFRVPEYPMQELISGMEMDLTIRRYDSWSQLDLYCYRVAGVVGLMMAAMLGCSEEWALGPAADLGRGMQLTNILRDVGEDLERDRVYLPAEELAAFGLSLEDLRRGVVDERWRDFMRWQIARARAYYERAAAGIPALSGFGSQRMVMLMGSIYGDILRVIEERDFDVFSGRSAVPASRKFALATHALVRPTTVPLMHVRAPGGAAVPLLPTRAATTGSMP; encoded by the coding sequence ATGAAGTCGCGGGACGAGAGCCTGGTGGCGAAGGGTTACCGGATGGCGGAGCAGGTGACCCGGCACCATGCCAAGAGTTTCTTCTTCGCCTCCTTCATGCTGTTCGGCATGAGGCGCAAGGCGGCCTTCGCCCTCTACGCCTTCTGCCGGCGGCTGGACGACATGGTGGACGTGGCGGACGGGGCGGACAAGGGCGCGGTGCCCACGAACCTGGCCGAGCGGCTGACTCGCGCGCGGCGCGCCGTGGCCGAGCTCTTCCTGGACACCCCCGAGCTGGCCGACCCCCGGCTGCCTCCGCCCGCCACGCGCGCCAGTGGGGGCGAGGGGCCGTGGCACCCCGCGGAGCTGGCCGCGCTCGTGGACTGCATCCAGCGCTTCCGCGTGCCCGAGTACCCCATGCAGGAGCTCATCTCCGGCATGGAGATGGATCTGACCATCCGCCGCTACGACTCCTGGTCGCAGTTGGACCTGTACTGCTACCGGGTGGCCGGCGTGGTGGGGCTGATGATGGCGGCCATGCTCGGGTGCTCCGAGGAGTGGGCGCTCGGGCCCGCGGCGGACCTGGGCCGGGGCATGCAACTCACCAACATCCTCCGGGACGTGGGCGAGGATCTGGAGCGCGACCGCGTCTACCTGCCCGCCGAGGAGTTGGCGGCCTTCGGGTTGTCGCTGGAGGACCTGCGCCGGGGCGTGGTGGATGAGCGCTGGCGCGACTTCATGCGCTGGCAGATCGCCCGGGCACGCGCCTACTACGAGCGGGCCGCGGCGGGCATCCCCGCGCTGTCGGGCTTCGGCTCGCAGCGCATGGTGATGCTCATGGGCTCCATCTACGGAGACATCCTGCGCGTCATCGAGGAGCGCGACTTCGACGTCTTCTCGGGCCGCTCGGCGGTTCCCGCGTCGCGCAAGTTCGCGCTGGCCACCCACGCGCTCGTGCGGCCCACGACGGTGCCACTCATGCACGTGCGCGCGCCGGGAGGAGCCGCGGTGCCGCTGTTGCCCACGCGCGCCGCCACGACGGGATCCATGCCATGA
- a CDS encoding TIGR01777 family oxidoreductase, which produces MKVALSGASGLLGPPLVRRLLDAGHTVHVLARDVKRALERLPPGVTGSFFDATTPLSPEALAGAEAVVHLAGEPVAQRWTAAARQRIQDSRVVGTRLLVEALRTAGTVRVFVSASAIGYYGADRGEEPLTETGTPGGDFLARVCRGWEAEAQEADRAGIRTVVARIGVVLHPSGGALEAMLPAFRLGVGGRMGSGRQYLSWVHLEDAVGLLHHALEREDLRGPLNVTAPEPVTNARFAQALGAALGRPALVPLPSLALRLALGEMSVTALGGQRVLPERALETGYAFRHPELSEALRSLLG; this is translated from the coding sequence ATGAAGGTGGCCCTCAGTGGCGCGAGCGGGCTGTTGGGCCCGCCCCTGGTGCGGCGGCTCCTGGACGCGGGGCACACGGTGCACGTGCTGGCGCGGGACGTGAAGCGCGCGCTCGAGCGGCTGCCGCCGGGGGTGACGGGCTCCTTCTTCGACGCCACCACGCCTCTGTCGCCCGAGGCCCTGGCGGGCGCGGAGGCGGTGGTGCACCTGGCGGGCGAGCCCGTGGCACAGCGTTGGACAGCCGCCGCGCGCCAACGCATCCAGGACAGCCGCGTGGTGGGCACGCGGCTGCTGGTGGAGGCCCTGCGCACGGCGGGCACGGTGCGCGTCTTCGTCTCCGCCTCGGCCATTGGCTACTACGGGGCGGACCGCGGCGAGGAGCCCCTGACGGAGACGGGCACGCCCGGAGGCGACTTCCTCGCGCGGGTGTGCCGGGGTTGGGAGGCCGAGGCACAGGAGGCCGACCGCGCGGGCATCCGCACGGTGGTGGCGCGCATTGGCGTGGTGCTGCACCCCTCGGGCGGCGCGCTCGAGGCGATGCTCCCCGCGTTCCGGCTGGGCGTGGGGGGGCGCATGGGCTCGGGGCGGCAGTACCTGAGCTGGGTACACCTCGAGGACGCCGTGGGGCTGCTGCACCACGCGCTGGAGCGGGAGGACCTGCGAGGGCCCCTGAACGTGACGGCGCCCGAGCCGGTGACGAACGCGCGGTTCGCCCAGGCACTGGGGGCGGCGCTGGGACGGCCGGCCCTGGTGCCGTTGCCCTCCCTGGCGCTGAGGCTCGCACTGGGGGAGATGTCCGTCACGGCGCTCGGCGGCCAGCGCGTGCTGCCCGAGCGGGCCCTGGAGACGGGCTATGCCTTCCGCCATCCCGAGCTGTCCGAGGCGCTGCGCTCCCTGCTCGGCTGA
- a CDS encoding serine/threonine protein kinase, protein MQVGDILGSYQLERLLGEGSMGQVFQARHVRLGRQVALKVLRSSYAHDGNFVRRFFQEAHAVNQINHEHIVEIFDFVEDSAAGHVYCVMELLRGQSLSDLLREDRLSLTRIRRIMVQVCAALSAAHQLGVVHRDVKPDNLFITQKSGQTDFVKVLDFGVAKLLTAEGVNGTLDGTIIGTPTYMSPEQAAGLPVDARADIYAVGTVLYELLTGTPPFVAPNFGQLMVKILTESPPELPTHTPAGDAIPPELARITLRCLSKEPEERPAQLAEVITALLTDSDSATLAVVPPEERPTRPMPMPFALRFLPRHAGWMAMAGALAMVGVGLVLMRGGEPAVAPPAAVVAEPRVAEAPKPQPVPVSLTVNSVPAGARVVRADTGETLGVTPWVAQMPPSDGSLGVRVELAGYVPSEHQLRLDASSTLEVPLVRAGTKPARATPSRSSLPRSSLSRKSSMGNRDAVIDPFAP, encoded by the coding sequence TTGCAGGTAGGCGACATCCTGGGCAGTTACCAACTGGAGCGGCTCCTGGGCGAAGGGTCCATGGGGCAGGTCTTCCAAGCGCGCCATGTGCGGCTGGGGCGCCAGGTGGCCCTCAAGGTCCTGCGCTCCAGCTACGCCCATGACGGCAACTTCGTGAGGCGCTTCTTCCAGGAGGCGCACGCCGTCAATCAGATCAACCACGAGCACATCGTGGAGATCTTCGACTTCGTCGAGGACTCGGCGGCCGGCCACGTCTACTGCGTGATGGAGCTGCTGCGCGGCCAGAGCCTGTCGGACCTGCTGCGCGAGGATCGGCTGAGCCTCACGCGCATCCGCCGCATCATGGTGCAGGTGTGCGCGGCGCTCAGCGCGGCGCATCAGCTCGGGGTGGTGCACCGCGACGTCAAGCCGGACAACCTCTTCATCACCCAGAAGAGCGGACAGACGGACTTCGTGAAGGTGCTCGACTTCGGCGTGGCCAAGCTGCTCACCGCCGAGGGCGTCAACGGGACACTGGACGGCACCATCATCGGCACGCCCACGTACATGTCGCCCGAGCAGGCGGCGGGGCTGCCGGTGGACGCCCGCGCGGACATCTACGCCGTGGGCACCGTGCTCTACGAGCTGCTCACCGGAACGCCGCCCTTCGTGGCGCCCAACTTCGGCCAGCTCATGGTGAAGATCCTCACCGAGTCGCCTCCGGAGCTGCCCACGCACACGCCCGCGGGAGACGCGATTCCGCCGGAGCTGGCGCGCATCACCCTGCGCTGCCTGTCCAAGGAGCCCGAGGAACGGCCCGCGCAGCTCGCCGAGGTCATCACCGCGCTGTTGACGGACTCGGACTCGGCCACCCTGGCCGTCGTGCCCCCCGAGGAGCGCCCCACCCGGCCCATGCCGATGCCCTTCGCGCTCCGCTTCTTGCCGCGGCACGCGGGCTGGATGGCGATGGCGGGCGCGCTGGCCATGGTGGGCGTGGGGCTCGTGCTGATGCGAGGCGGCGAGCCCGCTGTTGCCCCACCTGCTGCCGTGGTGGCCGAGCCGCGGGTGGCCGAGGCCCCCAAGCCCCAACCGGTGCCCGTCTCCCTCACGGTGAACTCCGTGCCCGCGGGCGCGCGGGTGGTTCGTGCCGACACGGGCGAGACGCTCGGGGTGACACCGTGGGTGGCCCAGATGCCGCCTTCGGACGGGTCCCTGGGCGTGCGCGTGGAGCTGGCCGGCTACGTGCCGAGCGAGCACCAGTTGCGGCTCGATGCCTCCTCCACGCTCGAGGTGCCCCTGGTGCGAGCGGGGACGAAGCCCGCGCGCGCGACGCCCTCGCGTTCTTCCCTCCCGCGCTCGTCCCTCTCGCGCAAATCCTCCATGGGAAACCGTGATGCCGTCATTGATCCGTTCGCTCCTTGA
- a CDS encoding FHA domain-containing protein, which translates to MIVSGAMARSLLMSLLVRQHLALKEKFRARYPHSWLVWEAGVWNVPESSEQNHGATRLPTSDLRDCLPPGDAMCFELTPGRDALMIGRASHNAFVINDATVSREHLLLRARPDGGWTVEALSQGGPAMLGGQLLPPGQPRPLESGMNLQLGDVRLTFHDAESFHQRMGHTAALVMAQTRGSPNNPA; encoded by the coding sequence ATGATTGTCTCGGGGGCCATGGCACGCTCCCTGTTGATGTCTCTGCTCGTGCGCCAGCACCTCGCCCTCAAGGAGAAGTTCCGCGCTCGCTATCCCCATAGCTGGTTGGTCTGGGAGGCGGGGGTATGGAACGTGCCGGAGAGCAGCGAGCAGAACCACGGTGCGACGCGGCTGCCGACCTCGGATCTCCGGGACTGTCTGCCCCCGGGCGACGCCATGTGCTTCGAGCTCACCCCGGGCCGTGACGCATTGATGATCGGCCGGGCCTCGCACAACGCCTTCGTCATCAACGACGCCACGGTGTCACGCGAACACCTGCTGCTGCGCGCGCGGCCGGACGGAGGCTGGACGGTGGAAGCGCTGAGCCAGGGTGGACCAGCGATGCTCGGCGGCCAGCTCCTGCCGCCCGGACAACCGCGGCCCCTGGAGAGTGGCATGAACCTGCAGCTAGGCGATGTGCGGCTCACCTTCCATGACGCCGAGAGCTTCCACCAGCGCATGGGCCACACGGCCGCGCTGGTGATGGCCCAGACGCGCGGCTCGCCGAACAACCCGGCCTGA
- a CDS encoding phytoene desaturase family protein: MERGKRQAVVVGAGVGGLAAAARLAHAGFGVHLFEKTDGPGGRCNQLKVDGFTWDLGPTIVLMPEVFAETFTALGRRMEDYLTLHRCDPNYRIHYRDGSAITFTSELCAMGRELERVEPGSFQRYLSFLALGRTQYRTGLDHLVGRNYEGLSDYFVPSVFKRILEVRAHRRMYSEVGRFFKDERLRAAMTFQSMYLGVSPYAAPGVFALLPFTELGVGVWFPQGGLYAIPLALEKLAREEGVHLHYGTPVRRILTEGKRATGVELEGGEVVRADVVVCNADLPYAYEKLLDKDVTRLKRADKLRYTSSGYMLYLGMRRRYDEFLHHNVYFGHDYKGSFDSIFEHFRVPEDPSFYVNAPAHTDPSLAPPGKDALYILVPVPHQHEGLDWKTEGPRVRAKVFQRLAELGHTELERDIEVERVITPDDWASTFNLARGSAFGLAQNFFQIGPFRPSNQDPRVRNLFFVGASTQPGTGLPTVLISARLAVERILTWAGVDNVVRAPGGTGPGSSMEEAA, encoded by the coding sequence GTGGAGCGTGGCAAGCGACAAGCGGTGGTGGTGGGCGCGGGCGTGGGTGGGCTCGCGGCGGCGGCGCGGCTGGCCCACGCGGGCTTCGGCGTGCACCTGTTCGAGAAGACGGACGGCCCGGGCGGGCGCTGCAATCAGCTCAAGGTGGACGGGTTCACCTGGGACCTGGGCCCCACCATCGTGCTCATGCCCGAGGTGTTCGCGGAGACGTTCACCGCGCTCGGCCGGCGCATGGAGGACTACCTCACGCTGCACCGGTGCGATCCCAACTACCGCATCCACTACCGGGACGGCTCGGCCATCACCTTCACCTCCGAGCTGTGTGCCATGGGACGCGAGCTGGAGCGGGTGGAGCCCGGCAGCTTCCAGCGCTACCTGTCCTTCCTCGCCCTGGGCCGCACCCAGTACCGCACGGGGTTGGATCACCTCGTGGGCCGCAACTACGAGGGCCTGTCCGACTACTTCGTGCCCTCGGTGTTCAAGCGCATCCTCGAGGTGCGCGCGCACCGGCGCATGTACTCGGAGGTCGGCCGCTTCTTCAAGGACGAGCGGCTGCGCGCGGCGATGACCTTCCAATCCATGTACCTGGGCGTGTCGCCCTATGCGGCGCCGGGGGTGTTCGCGCTGCTGCCCTTCACCGAGCTGGGCGTGGGGGTGTGGTTTCCCCAGGGCGGCCTGTATGCCATTCCCCTGGCGCTGGAGAAGCTGGCGCGCGAGGAGGGCGTGCACCTGCACTACGGCACGCCCGTGCGGCGCATCCTCACCGAGGGCAAGCGCGCCACGGGCGTGGAGCTGGAGGGCGGCGAGGTGGTGCGGGCCGACGTCGTGGTGTGTAACGCGGACCTGCCCTACGCGTACGAGAAGCTGCTCGACAAGGACGTCACGCGGCTCAAGCGCGCGGACAAGCTTCGCTACACCTCCAGCGGCTACATGCTCTACCTGGGCATGCGCCGACGCTACGACGAATTCCTCCACCACAATGTCTACTTCGGCCACGACTACAAGGGCTCGTTCGACTCCATCTTCGAGCACTTCCGTGTCCCCGAGGATCCGAGCTTCTACGTGAACGCCCCCGCCCACACGGACCCGAGCCTCGCGCCGCCGGGCAAGGACGCGCTCTACATCCTGGTGCCCGTGCCCCATCAGCACGAGGGACTGGATTGGAAGACGGAGGGCCCGCGCGTGCGCGCCAAGGTGTTCCAGCGGCTGGCGGAGCTGGGCCACACGGAGCTGGAGCGCGACATCGAGGTGGAGCGCGTCATCACCCCGGATGACTGGGCGTCCACGTTCAACCTGGCGCGGGGCAGCGCCTTCGGGCTCGCGCAGAACTTCTTCCAGATTGGCCCCTTCCGTCCGTCCAATCAGGATCCGCGCGTGAGGAACCTCTTCTTCGTGGGGGCCTCCACGCAGCCGGGAACGGGGCTGCCCACGGTGCTCATCTCCGCGCGTCTGGCGGTGGAGCGCATCCTCACGTGGGCGGGAGTGGACAACGTGGTGCGCGCGCCTGGGGGGACCGGGCCTGGTTCTTCAATGGAGGAAGCGGCATGA
- a CDS encoding phytoene desaturase family protein translates to MKSMRVAVVGGGIGGLTAAGLLAKEGHDVTLFEGGPHLGGKAQSVQVGGLRLDTGPTLLTLPDVVRGLFESLGAADLLPPFLELEAQCTYHFPDGCGFVAYKDLERTAHSAAGLRPSEGKGVHGFYAEAEHIWRAAGEPYLEAPFEGMAGFMSRVLRRGLVAVARGMKLSTLDDLARAHFKTEHMWRFVGRFATYAGASPYAASAAYALVPHIERAYGVHHVRGGIGALVDALGAAVARLGVKVHLNTRAHYQREAHGYRVGPSGGEEHFDSVVVNADPLDKLGRGSEPLSLSGHVLLLEVDGRPALPHHTVLFSRDYRREFDELFAGQLAADPTVYFCNPAATDDTVAPPDKTGLFVMVNAPALPREPGAAERAAAEWELHGERVKAQMFDKLLTHYPELRGRMRVVAQRTPVDLAALGAPGGSIYGFLPHGRFGPFRRPRIRGGTPGLFFAGGGTHPGGGVPLVMLSGQFAARMASAHLRSGV, encoded by the coding sequence ATGAAGTCCATGCGCGTCGCGGTGGTGGGGGGTGGAATCGGAGGACTGACGGCCGCCGGCCTGCTGGCGAAGGAGGGCCATGACGTCACCCTCTTCGAGGGCGGTCCTCACCTTGGAGGCAAGGCGCAGTCCGTGCAGGTGGGCGGGCTGCGGCTGGACACCGGGCCCACGCTGCTCACGCTCCCGGACGTCGTGCGCGGTCTGTTCGAGTCGCTGGGCGCGGCGGACCTGCTGCCGCCCTTCCTGGAGCTGGAGGCGCAGTGCACCTACCACTTCCCGGACGGGTGCGGCTTCGTGGCCTACAAGGACCTCGAGCGCACCGCGCACAGCGCCGCGGGGCTGCGTCCCAGCGAGGGCAAGGGGGTGCACGGCTTCTACGCGGAGGCCGAGCACATCTGGCGCGCCGCGGGCGAGCCCTACCTGGAGGCCCCCTTCGAGGGCATGGCGGGCTTCATGTCCCGGGTGCTGCGCCGGGGCCTGGTGGCCGTGGCCCGGGGCATGAAGCTGTCCACCTTGGATGATCTGGCGCGGGCTCATTTCAAGACGGAGCACATGTGGCGATTCGTGGGCCGCTTCGCCACGTACGCGGGGGCATCGCCCTACGCGGCGAGCGCGGCCTATGCCCTGGTGCCCCACATCGAGCGCGCGTACGGCGTGCACCACGTGCGGGGCGGGATTGGCGCGCTGGTGGATGCGCTCGGGGCGGCGGTGGCGCGCCTGGGCGTGAAGGTGCACCTGAACACGCGCGCGCACTACCAGCGCGAGGCGCACGGCTACCGGGTGGGTCCGTCCGGAGGCGAGGAGCACTTCGACTCGGTGGTGGTGAACGCGGACCCGCTGGACAAGCTGGGACGCGGGAGCGAGCCGCTGTCGCTGTCGGGCCATGTGCTGCTGCTGGAGGTGGACGGCCGTCCCGCCCTGCCGCACCACACCGTGCTCTTCAGCCGGGACTACCGGCGCGAATTCGACGAGCTGTTCGCGGGCCAGCTCGCGGCGGATCCCACCGTGTACTTCTGCAACCCCGCGGCGACGGATGACACGGTGGCGCCGCCGGACAAGACGGGCCTGTTCGTCATGGTGAATGCCCCGGCGCTGCCGCGCGAGCCCGGTGCCGCCGAGCGCGCCGCGGCGGAGTGGGAGCTGCACGGCGAGCGGGTGAAGGCGCAGATGTTCGACAAGCTGCTCACCCACTACCCGGAGCTGCGCGGACGCATGCGCGTGGTGGCCCAGCGCACGCCGGTGGACCTGGCGGCGTTGGGCGCGCCCGGTGGCTCCATCTACGGCTTCCTGCCGCACGGCCGCTTCGGCCCCTTCCGCCGTCCGCGCATCCGGGGCGGCACGCCCGGACTCTTCTTCGCGGGCGGGGGCACGCACCCGGGCGGAGGCGTTCCCCTGGTGATGCTCTCGGGCCAGTTCGCGGCCCGCATGGCGTCCGCGCACCTGAGGAGCGGCGTATGA